A stretch of Amycolatopsis balhimycina FH 1894 DNA encodes these proteins:
- a CDS encoding LLM class F420-dependent oxidoreductase, with protein MRFAIKTSPQNTEWADMLAVWQAADEIELFESGWTFDHFYPIFSDSTGPCLEGWVTLTALAQATKRLRLGTLVSGIHYRHPALLANMATTLDIVSGGRLEIGIGAGWNEEESGAYGMQLGSVKERSDRFEEACEVLVGLLTQETTTFQGEHYQLTDARCEPKGVQRPHPPICIGGSGEKRTLRTAAKYAQHWNFVGGSPEEFTRKREVLHRHCADVGRDPAEITLSSHVRLGPDLDYAQVAAEAEALGEAGLDLAIVYLPPPHTPAVLEPLAKALEPLR; from the coding sequence ATGCGATTCGCCATCAAGACCTCGCCCCAGAACACCGAATGGGCCGACATGCTCGCCGTGTGGCAGGCCGCCGACGAAATCGAGCTGTTCGAATCCGGCTGGACCTTCGACCACTTCTATCCCATTTTCTCCGATTCGACCGGGCCCTGCCTGGAGGGCTGGGTGACGCTCACCGCGCTGGCACAGGCGACCAAGCGGCTCCGGCTGGGCACGCTGGTCAGCGGCATCCACTATCGCCACCCCGCGCTGCTGGCGAACATGGCCACGACGCTGGACATCGTCTCCGGCGGCCGGCTGGAGATCGGCATCGGCGCCGGCTGGAACGAAGAGGAATCGGGCGCGTACGGCATGCAGCTCGGTTCGGTCAAGGAGCGCAGCGACCGGTTCGAGGAAGCCTGCGAGGTCCTCGTCGGGCTGCTGACGCAGGAGACCACGACGTTCCAGGGCGAGCACTACCAGCTCACCGACGCCCGGTGCGAGCCGAAGGGCGTGCAGCGGCCGCATCCGCCGATCTGCATCGGCGGCAGCGGCGAGAAGCGCACCCTGCGCACGGCCGCGAAGTACGCCCAGCACTGGAACTTCGTCGGCGGCTCGCCCGAAGAGTTCACCCGCAAGCGTGAGGTGCTGCACCGCCACTGCGCGGACGTCGGCCGCGACCCGGCCGAGATCACGCTGTCCTCGCACGTCCGGCTCGGCCCGGACCTCGACTACGCCCAGGTGGCCGCCGAAGCGGAGGCGCTCGGCGAAGCCGGCCTGGACCTGGCGATCGTCTACCTGCCGCCGCCGCACACCCCGGCCGTGCTGGAGCCGCTGGCGAAGGCGCTGGAACCGTTGCGCTGA
- a CDS encoding phosphotransferase family protein produces MSRTDPPGLDLGRLRAHLDAHRPGLVAGELTADVVEGGRSNLTYVVGDGRSRWVVRRPPLGHVLPTAHDMSREFRVISGLRDTAVPVPEALLLCEDTDVVGAQFYVMSFVEGTPYRTAGELAALGPERTAAIADALVDTLVDLHSVDPAAVGLGDFGRPDGFLERQLRRWKKQLDASRSRDLPGIEELHDRLAAAVPVSGKPSIIHGDYRLDNVLVDETDRISAVLDWEMSTLGDPLTDLALLVAYAERDKVSLQFVSNASSAPGYPGTDEVVARYAERSGRDVSQLNWYVSFAFFKLAVILEGIYYRFSKGQTVGAGFEGVGAGVAPLIAHGNEILKEEK; encoded by the coding sequence ATGAGCCGCACCGACCCGCCGGGTCTCGACCTGGGCCGCCTGCGCGCCCACCTGGACGCGCACCGGCCCGGGCTGGTCGCCGGGGAGCTGACCGCGGACGTCGTGGAGGGCGGCCGGTCGAACCTCACCTACGTGGTGGGCGACGGCCGGTCGCGCTGGGTGGTGCGCCGCCCGCCGCTCGGGCACGTGCTGCCCACCGCGCACGACATGAGCCGCGAGTTCCGGGTGATCTCCGGCCTGCGCGACACCGCGGTGCCGGTGCCCGAAGCGCTGCTGCTGTGCGAGGACACCGACGTCGTCGGCGCGCAGTTCTACGTGATGAGCTTCGTCGAGGGCACGCCCTACCGGACCGCCGGCGAACTCGCGGCGCTCGGCCCGGAGCGCACCGCGGCGATCGCCGACGCGCTGGTCGACACGCTCGTCGACCTGCACTCGGTGGACCCGGCCGCCGTCGGGCTGGGTGACTTCGGCCGCCCGGACGGCTTCCTGGAACGGCAGCTGCGGCGGTGGAAGAAGCAGCTCGACGCCTCCCGCAGCCGCGACCTGCCGGGCATCGAGGAGCTGCACGACCGGCTCGCGGCGGCGGTGCCGGTGTCCGGGAAGCCGTCGATCATCCACGGCGACTACCGCCTGGACAACGTGCTGGTCGACGAGACCGACAGGATCTCGGCGGTGCTCGACTGGGAGATGTCGACACTGGGCGACCCGCTGACCGACCTCGCCCTGCTGGTGGCCTACGCCGAACGCGACAAGGTGTCGCTGCAGTTCGTGTCGAACGCCAGCTCGGCGCCGGGCTACCCGGGCACCGACGAGGTCGTCGCCCGCTACGCCGAGCGCTCCGGGCGGGACGTCTCGCAGCTGAACTGGTACGTCAGCTTCGCGTTCTTCAAGCTCGCCGTGATCCTGGAAGGCATCTACTACCGCTTCAGCAAGGGCCAGACGGTCGGGGCGGGCTTCGAGGGCGTCGGCGCCGGGGTCGCGCCGCTCATCGCGCACGGCAACGAGATTCTCAAAGAGGAGAAGTAA
- a CDS encoding FadR/GntR family transcriptional regulator — MSTVAFPPPDAPPQRGRRADAVVDHLVELIASGVIQPDQLLPVESALCETFGVSRTVVREAIKSLEAKGLVKARQGVGTLVSAQESWNLLDPALLAAIVRHDQRYDVLDQLIDVRTSLESSMAREAARRATPADVAELRDLMARLDAAVREPDLLDDIDVAFHERIMLVSGNRLGRAIVHTVHAEARRSPRYVGHSALKHRRLSNQQHLAVLEAIEAGDPDAAGSLMAEHIATSWQRRRPTG; from the coding sequence ATGAGCACGGTCGCGTTTCCGCCTCCGGACGCGCCGCCACAGCGTGGCCGCCGGGCCGACGCCGTCGTCGACCACCTCGTCGAGCTGATCGCGAGCGGGGTGATCCAGCCCGACCAGCTGCTGCCCGTCGAGTCCGCGCTGTGCGAAACGTTCGGGGTCAGCCGGACCGTCGTCCGCGAAGCGATCAAGTCCCTGGAAGCCAAGGGACTCGTCAAGGCCCGGCAGGGTGTCGGCACGCTGGTGTCGGCCCAGGAGTCGTGGAACCTGCTCGATCCTGCGCTCCTGGCGGCCATCGTGCGGCACGACCAGAGGTACGACGTTCTCGATCAGCTCATCGACGTGCGCACCTCCCTCGAATCGAGCATGGCCCGGGAGGCGGCGCGCCGGGCCACCCCGGCGGACGTGGCCGAGTTGCGGGATCTCATGGCCCGGCTCGACGCGGCGGTGCGGGAACCGGACCTCCTCGACGACATCGACGTGGCGTTCCACGAGCGGATCATGCTCGTGTCCGGGAACCGGCTCGGACGCGCGATCGTGCACACGGTGCACGCCGAGGCCCGGCGCAGCCCGCGCTACGTCGGTCACTCCGCCCTCAAGCATCGCCGGCTGTCGAACCAGCAGCACCTCGCCGTGCTCGAAGCGATCGAGGCCGGAGACCCGGACGCGGCGGGTTCGCTGATGGCCGAGCACATCGCGACGTCCTGGCAGCGACGCCGTCCCACCGGCTGA
- a CDS encoding RICIN domain-containing protein, with translation MAGGGVAHAAGDGDVVNFNNVGSEMCAEAIGAGNGVPVVQRPCDGANTNQKWVLSRLGSVYEFFNVGAAKCMDVTDGKNADHTPIQLWSCNGSTSMQWTANPGFGGVAQVKSQTGGRCLDVFGDVGQQLQLIHCTGFGNLAQVWKFPLA, from the coding sequence GTGGCGGGGGGCGGAGTCGCCCACGCTGCCGGTGACGGTGACGTCGTCAACTTCAACAACGTCGGTAGCGAGATGTGCGCGGAGGCCATCGGGGCCGGCAACGGCGTTCCCGTGGTCCAGCGGCCCTGCGACGGCGCGAACACCAACCAGAAGTGGGTGTTGTCCCGGCTCGGCAGTGTCTACGAGTTCTTCAACGTGGGCGCCGCGAAGTGCATGGATGTCACGGACGGCAAAAACGCCGATCACACGCCGATCCAGCTGTGGAGCTGCAACGGCAGCACGAGCATGCAGTGGACAGCCAACCCCGGCTTCGGCGGGGTCGCCCAGGTGAAGTCGCAGACCGGCGGGCGCTGTCTCGACGTGTTCGGTGACGTGGGTCAGCAGCTGCAGCTCATTCACTGCACGGGCTTCGGCAACCTCGCGCAGGTCTGGAAATTCCCGCTGGCCTGA
- a CDS encoding ABC transporter substrate-binding protein, whose translation MIQRRLWLVVVAAMAMAGCSTSTSTSTSAPTSPGKVGGDLTIWVDAARLPVAQAYAKAHPGVHANIVTFDGDGNGATTLQTKIQLWNRTGKGWPDVIFSEQVNDPVWMAQKPFDFAAPVKDLIPQDVLGKWPASSTAQCTINGTQYCVQDNLAQVVLWVNKKLMDQFHYTVPKTWQEWASLGDRVAKEHPGYIVGNIGDSFGHWIYLWGNQCPLEQVNGTAVRIDSTDSHCTRVAGLLDPLIKNGTVPPLSVFTPDFAQKYGGADNKVLLMPGPSWYAQAVFDQALHVPAKQITAAPPLQWGNETPVTTGQVGGGPWIMSRHSANLATAADFVTWATTVFNPSGTDTRPGYPAYAPLAAKWLEQQATSAYFAADPTPALKAAADQIWPGWNLVSYPDQPVWSTSVVTELVAGKPLSSLLEPFGKALKQAAQAAGYAVN comes from the coding sequence ATGATTCAGCGACGTCTGTGGCTCGTCGTCGTGGCGGCAATGGCCATGGCGGGGTGTTCGACCTCCACGAGTACCTCGACGAGTGCGCCGACCTCTCCGGGGAAGGTCGGGGGTGACCTGACCATCTGGGTGGACGCGGCGCGCCTGCCGGTGGCACAGGCCTATGCCAAGGCGCATCCCGGCGTCCACGCGAACATCGTCACCTTCGACGGCGACGGCAACGGTGCGACCACGTTGCAGACGAAGATCCAGCTGTGGAACCGGACCGGCAAAGGCTGGCCGGACGTCATCTTCAGCGAGCAGGTCAACGACCCGGTGTGGATGGCGCAGAAGCCGTTCGACTTCGCCGCACCGGTCAAGGACCTCATCCCGCAGGACGTGCTCGGCAAGTGGCCGGCGAGTTCGACCGCCCAGTGCACGATCAACGGCACGCAGTACTGCGTGCAGGACAACCTCGCCCAGGTCGTGCTCTGGGTCAACAAGAAACTGATGGACCAATTCCATTACACGGTACCGAAAACCTGGCAGGAGTGGGCGAGCCTCGGTGACAGGGTCGCCAAGGAACACCCCGGCTACATCGTCGGGAACATCGGTGACTCGTTCGGCCACTGGATCTACCTGTGGGGCAACCAGTGCCCGCTCGAGCAGGTGAACGGCACCGCCGTGCGCATCGATTCGACGGACTCGCACTGCACCCGCGTGGCCGGTCTGCTCGACCCGCTGATCAAGAACGGGACGGTGCCCCCGCTGAGCGTGTTCACCCCGGACTTCGCCCAGAAGTACGGCGGCGCCGACAACAAGGTCCTGCTGATGCCGGGGCCGTCCTGGTACGCCCAGGCGGTCTTCGACCAGGCGCTGCACGTCCCGGCCAAGCAGATCACGGCCGCGCCGCCGCTGCAGTGGGGGAACGAAACGCCGGTGACCACCGGCCAGGTCGGTGGCGGGCCGTGGATCATGTCCAGGCACTCCGCCAACCTCGCGACCGCGGCGGACTTCGTCACCTGGGCCACGACCGTTTTCAACCCGAGTGGCACCGACACCCGGCCCGGCTATCCGGCCTACGCGCCGCTGGCCGCCAAGTGGCTGGAGCAACAGGCCACCAGCGCCTACTTCGCCGCCGATCCGACGCCGGCGCTCAAGGCCGCCGCGGACCAGATCTGGCCGGGCTGGAACCTGGTCTCGTACCCGGACCAGCCCGTCTGGTCCACCAGCGTGGTCACGGAGCTGGTGGCGGGAAAGCCGTTGAGCTCATTGCTGGAGCCGTTCGGGAAGGCGCTCAAGCAAGCGGCACAGGCGGCCGGATATGCGGTCAACTAA
- the ligA gene encoding NAD-dependent DNA ligase LigA has product MNAQERIQELADRIVVLRDAYYRGSPLVADAEYDAIEDELRSLIGTHPELAPDPNPLDEVGAPAVLHAPIRHSRPMLSLDKATTPDQVVAFFERFPGQPVVVMPKLDGLSLAVVYEDGRLARAVTRGDGTTGDDVTVLVRALTDGIPERVGAPGRVEVRGEAVMLRSTFAAYNAAHPDKPLINPRNAAAGTLRAKDPATVAERRLRFFAFDLLTEPDSAETDLGSALHTLGFTAADMRRCADAASAQEVIGEIERQRNDLDYDLDGAVLRLADRDAYAAAGTRSSSPRGALAFKFAAEEKTTVLADVVWDVGKTGKIAPVAWLEPVFVGGTTVTRATLANQEVIRARGIKIGDTVLVRRAGDVIPFVAGVLDASKRTGAEREIVPPDACPSCGQPLTEQGKSRELFCTNVSCPAQTVRRLIHWASRAAADIDAIGGVWIERLAEAGLLEHPSDFYRLTKERLLEFDRVGEVSATRMIESIDTSRSVGLRRALIGLAIPMASEGTATRLCRAGFGSLEDVAAAGVDGLVAVEDIGPKVAASLIEHLTRLRPELERLREAGVSLDVREEDLPQVVAAGAPLAGKTVVVTGTISDPRSGEKVARPTFQRLCEKAGATTASSVSASTDLLITGADVGASKLTKAEKHGVEVVDQGEIWQQLIAARIV; this is encoded by the coding sequence GTGAACGCTCAGGAACGCATCCAGGAACTCGCCGACCGCATCGTGGTGCTGCGCGACGCCTACTACCGCGGTTCGCCGCTGGTGGCCGACGCGGAGTACGACGCGATCGAGGACGAGCTGCGGAGCCTGATCGGGACGCACCCGGAGCTGGCACCCGACCCGAACCCCCTCGACGAGGTCGGCGCGCCCGCGGTGCTGCACGCGCCGATCCGGCACTCGCGGCCGATGCTGTCGCTGGACAAGGCGACCACGCCGGACCAGGTCGTGGCGTTCTTCGAACGTTTCCCCGGCCAGCCGGTGGTGGTCATGCCGAAGCTCGACGGCCTGTCGCTGGCCGTCGTGTACGAAGACGGCCGCCTGGCCAGGGCGGTCACCCGCGGGGACGGCACGACCGGCGACGACGTCACGGTGCTCGTGCGGGCGCTGACCGACGGGATCCCCGAGCGCGTCGGCGCACCGGGCCGCGTCGAGGTCCGCGGCGAGGCGGTCATGCTGCGCTCTACGTTCGCCGCCTACAACGCCGCGCACCCGGACAAGCCGCTGATCAACCCGCGCAACGCGGCGGCGGGCACGCTGCGGGCCAAGGACCCCGCCACCGTCGCCGAACGGAGGCTGCGGTTCTTCGCCTTCGACCTGCTCACCGAACCCGACAGCGCGGAGACCGACCTCGGCAGCGCGCTGCACACGCTCGGCTTCACCGCGGCCGACATGCGGCGCTGCGCCGACGCGGCGTCGGCGCAGGAGGTGATCGGCGAGATCGAGCGGCAGCGCAACGACCTGGACTACGACCTCGACGGCGCGGTGCTGCGGCTGGCCGACCGCGACGCCTACGCCGCCGCCGGGACGCGGTCGAGCTCGCCCCGCGGCGCGCTGGCGTTCAAGTTCGCGGCCGAGGAGAAGACCACCGTGCTGGCCGACGTGGTCTGGGACGTGGGCAAGACCGGCAAGATCGCCCCGGTCGCCTGGCTGGAACCGGTGTTCGTGGGCGGGACGACGGTCACCCGCGCGACGCTGGCCAACCAGGAGGTGATCCGCGCCCGCGGCATCAAGATCGGCGACACCGTCCTGGTCCGCCGCGCCGGCGACGTGATCCCGTTCGTCGCCGGCGTGCTGGACGCCTCGAAACGCACCGGCGCCGAGCGGGAGATCGTCCCGCCGGACGCGTGCCCGTCGTGCGGACAGCCGCTGACCGAGCAGGGCAAGAGCCGGGAACTGTTCTGCACCAACGTTTCCTGCCCGGCCCAGACCGTCCGGCGGCTGATCCACTGGGCCTCACGGGCGGCGGCGGACATCGACGCGATCGGCGGGGTGTGGATCGAACGGCTGGCCGAGGCGGGGCTTCTCGAGCACCCGTCGGACTTCTACCGGCTGACCAAGGAAAGGCTGCTGGAGTTCGACCGCGTCGGCGAGGTTTCGGCCACGCGGATGATCGAGTCGATCGACACGAGCCGCTCGGTCGGCCTGCGCCGGGCGCTGATCGGGCTGGCGATCCCGATGGCGTCCGAAGGCACGGCCACCCGCCTGTGCCGGGCCGGGTTCGGCTCCCTGGAAGACGTCGCGGCCGCGGGCGTGGACGGGCTCGTAGCCGTGGAGGACATCGGGCCGAAGGTCGCCGCCTCGCTGATCGAGCACCTCACCCGGCTGCGGCCGGAACTCGAGCGCCTGCGCGAGGCCGGCGTCTCCCTCGACGTGCGGGAGGAAGACCTGCCGCAGGTCGTCGCGGCCGGTGCGCCGCTGGCGGGCAAGACGGTGGTGGTCACCGGCACGATCAGCGATCCGCGCTCCGGCGAGAAGGTCGCGCGCCCGACCTTCCAGCGGCTCTGCGAGAAGGCGGGCGCCACCACGGCGTCGTCGGTCTCGGCGAGCACCGACCTGCTCATCACCGGCGCCGACGTCGGGGCGAGCAAGCTGACCAAGGCCGAGAAGCACGGCGTCGAGGTCGTCGACCAGGGCGAGATCTGGCAGCAGCTGATCGCGGCCAGGATCGTCTAG
- a CDS encoding carbohydrate ABC transporter permease yields the protein MRSTKTAEAGAPAVKPAGAPASRKRGKHTWPGLVFVGPYLPFLLAFGVLPMLYALGLAFTDDAGGWAGFRNFARTFGDYRFLPAFGHVLLYTSVWLGSLVVLVVGLTLLLHGRANRVSSAFRFLFYIPGALAGASSVLVWLFMLDPAVSPGSFLVRDVFGANLFVESIAPGKLPFIFAMIAFWTGAGGWVVIMYGALNTIPQELEDAARIDGAGPVTIALRIKLPLIRKWIAYMVILSFATGTQLFVEPQLVNQASLGLVPDTWSSNQLAFQLAFRYADFNAAAAISVDLLAIGLLAAALIVTRTGLFRTDD from the coding sequence ATGCGGTCAACTAAGACCGCAGAAGCAGGCGCACCCGCCGTCAAACCGGCGGGGGCGCCTGCTTCGCGCAAACGGGGCAAGCACACGTGGCCGGGCCTGGTGTTCGTCGGGCCCTACCTGCCGTTCCTCCTCGCGTTCGGCGTCCTTCCGATGCTCTACGCGCTGGGCCTCGCCTTCACGGACGACGCGGGCGGCTGGGCCGGCTTCCGCAACTTCGCCCGCACCTTCGGTGACTACCGCTTCCTTCCCGCGTTCGGGCACGTCCTGCTCTACACGAGCGTGTGGCTCGGCTCCCTCGTCGTGCTCGTCGTCGGGCTGACGCTGCTGCTGCACGGCCGCGCGAACCGGGTCTCGTCGGCCTTCCGCTTCCTGTTCTACATCCCCGGCGCGCTCGCCGGGGCGTCGTCCGTGCTGGTCTGGCTGTTCATGCTCGACCCGGCCGTCAGCCCCGGTTCGTTCCTGGTGCGCGATGTGTTCGGGGCAAACCTCTTCGTCGAGTCGATCGCGCCCGGCAAGCTGCCCTTCATCTTCGCGATGATCGCGTTCTGGACCGGGGCCGGCGGCTGGGTCGTCATCATGTACGGCGCCCTGAACACGATCCCGCAGGAGCTGGAGGACGCCGCGCGCATCGACGGCGCCGGCCCGGTGACGATCGCGCTGCGCATCAAGCTTCCGTTGATCCGCAAGTGGATCGCGTACATGGTGATCCTCTCCTTCGCGACCGGAACACAGCTCTTCGTCGAGCCGCAGCTGGTGAACCAGGCCAGCCTCGGCCTGGTCCCCGACACCTGGTCGTCCAACCAGCTCGCTTTCCAGCTGGCGTTCCGCTACGCGGACTTCAATGCCGCCGCCGCCATCTCCGTCGACTTGCTCGCGATCGGATTGCTCGCCGCGGCGCTCATCGTGACCCGTACCGGACTGTTCAGGACGGACGACTGA
- the fabG gene encoding 3-oxoacyl-ACP reductase FabG — protein sequence MTDSPSRVAVVTGAGRGIGAAVAARLAEDGFAVGLLDLDEAGVKQGAEAIVAKGGKAVGVALNVSDAEQVDAAVTRVADELGPPVVLVNNAGITRDNLIFKMTEQEWDSVLDVHLKGSFLMTRAVQKYMTQEKYGRIVNLSSTSALGNRGQVNYSAAKAGMQGFTKTLAIELGKFNVTANAIAPGFIATDMTAATAERLGMSFEDFKAAAASQIPVQRVGTPDDIAHLTSYLVSEGAGFVSGQVVYVAGGPKD from the coding sequence GTGACCGATTCCCCTTCCCGTGTCGCCGTGGTCACCGGTGCCGGCCGTGGCATCGGCGCCGCCGTTGCGGCGCGGCTGGCCGAGGACGGCTTCGCCGTCGGGCTGCTGGACCTGGACGAGGCCGGCGTCAAGCAGGGCGCCGAGGCGATCGTCGCCAAGGGCGGCAAGGCCGTCGGTGTCGCGCTGAACGTCAGTGACGCCGAGCAGGTCGACGCGGCCGTCACCCGCGTCGCCGACGAGCTCGGGCCGCCCGTTGTGCTCGTCAACAACGCCGGCATCACCCGCGACAACCTGATCTTCAAGATGACCGAGCAGGAGTGGGACTCCGTGCTCGACGTGCACCTCAAGGGCTCGTTCCTGATGACCCGCGCGGTGCAGAAGTACATGACCCAGGAGAAGTACGGCCGGATCGTCAACCTGTCGAGCACCTCGGCACTGGGCAACCGCGGCCAGGTCAACTACTCCGCCGCCAAGGCCGGCATGCAGGGCTTCACCAAGACCCTCGCCATCGAGCTGGGCAAGTTCAACGTCACCGCGAACGCGATCGCGCCCGGCTTCATCGCCACCGACATGACCGCGGCGACCGCCGAACGGCTCGGCATGAGCTTCGAGGACTTCAAGGCGGCGGCCGCGTCGCAGATCCCCGTGCAGCGCGTCGGCACCCCCGACGACATCGCCCACCTGACGTCGTACCTGGTCAGCGAGGGCGCCGGGTTCGTCTCCGGCCAGGTCGTCTACGTCGCCGGCGGACCGAAGGACTGA
- a CDS encoding carbohydrate ABC transporter permease, producing MRLAARGLRFAILAVFAAFFVVPLAWLILAPTKSDEALVSSDPLAFGSFGQVALAWQHLDAFSDHLYRMWIGNSLLYAVSATAIVLVTGIPAGYGLAFGRFPGRRLVLTLTLVVMIMPAAALVLPIFLELNSVHLIGNVLSVILPFAFYPFGVYLAYLYYATAVPRELLDAARIDGCDEWSTFRHIALPLAKPVVALVLFFSFVADWNNFFLPYTVLADSTQYPIQVGLSDLLSSTPSFNPAVGGGGQQVNIFRPELALATLLAVIPVAIVFMLSQRALVRGLVGGGVKE from the coding sequence ATGCGACTCGCCGCGCGTGGCCTCCGGTTCGCGATCCTCGCCGTGTTCGCCGCGTTCTTCGTGGTGCCGCTGGCCTGGTTGATCCTCGCGCCGACGAAGTCCGACGAAGCCCTCGTCTCCAGCGACCCACTGGCTTTCGGCAGTTTCGGCCAGGTCGCGCTCGCGTGGCAGCACCTGGACGCCTTCAGCGATCACCTCTACCGCATGTGGATCGGCAACTCGCTGCTGTATGCGGTGAGTGCGACCGCGATCGTCCTGGTGACGGGGATTCCCGCCGGCTACGGCCTCGCGTTCGGGCGCTTTCCCGGCCGGCGACTGGTGCTGACCCTGACACTCGTCGTGATGATCATGCCGGCGGCGGCTCTGGTGCTCCCGATCTTCCTCGAACTCAACTCCGTGCACCTGATCGGCAACGTCCTCTCGGTGATTCTTCCGTTCGCGTTCTACCCGTTCGGGGTTTACCTCGCGTATCTCTATTACGCGACCGCGGTCCCCCGCGAACTGCTGGACGCGGCGCGCATCGACGGCTGCGACGAATGGTCCACGTTCCGGCACATCGCGCTGCCGCTGGCTAAGCCGGTGGTCGCGCTGGTCCTGTTCTTCAGCTTCGTGGCCGACTGGAACAACTTCTTCCTGCCCTACACCGTTCTCGCGGATTCCACGCAGTACCCGATCCAGGTCGGCCTGTCGGACCTGCTGTCGTCGACGCCTTCGTTCAACCCCGCCGTCGGTGGCGGCGGCCAGCAGGTGAACATCTTCCGGCCGGAACTGGCTCTCGCCACGCTGCTCGCGGTCATCCCGGTGGCGATCGTGTTCATGCTGTCGCAGCGCGCGCTGGTGCGTGGGCTGGTCGGCGGCGGGGTGAAGGAATGA
- a CDS encoding MaoC family dehydratase: MREFQNLDEFAAAAGEHLGYSEWLKVTQDRVNQFADATDDHQWIHVDEPMATAGPFGGTIAHGFLTLSLLSAFGPKIYRVNGIKMGINYGLNKVRFPQPVKVGSKVRAGAELVEITDIPGGKQAVSKWTIEIDGEAKPACVAEWVTRFLA; encoded by the coding sequence ATGCGGGAGTTCCAGAACCTCGACGAGTTCGCCGCCGCGGCCGGCGAGCACCTCGGCTACAGCGAGTGGCTGAAGGTCACCCAGGACCGGGTGAACCAGTTCGCCGACGCCACCGACGACCACCAGTGGATCCACGTCGACGAGCCGATGGCGACCGCGGGCCCGTTCGGCGGCACCATCGCCCACGGCTTCCTGACGCTGTCGCTGCTGTCGGCGTTCGGCCCGAAGATCTACCGGGTCAACGGGATCAAGATGGGCATCAACTACGGCCTCAACAAGGTCCGCTTCCCGCAGCCGGTGAAGGTCGGCTCGAAGGTGCGCGCCGGGGCCGAGCTGGTGGAGATCACCGACATCCCGGGCGGCAAGCAGGCGGTGTCGAAGTGGACGATCGAAATCGACGGCGAGGCGAAGCCCGCTTGCGTCGCCGAATGGGTCACCCGGTTCCTGGCGTGA
- a CDS encoding mandelate racemase/muconate lactonizing enzyme family protein: MRITGFRSLTTVQEWGRPVGDANGIYANGVVKVPLVLLDTDEGITGVGLGPHPQIEEIFPAIEGEDPRGVAALYDRMLRWTFKAGHAGAVFGTIGALDSALWDIKAKAAGQPLWRLLGGRDRCVPAYASGLDIALPEAELAATYRAYAERGLRVAKVKGGLDVDQDRRRLSLVRDVLADFSRGVRPGLMLDANESWTRKQALRHIGELERTLDLTWVEEPVRRWDAPGLAAVGRGIRASVATGENLTGLEQFRPLLAAGAVDIVQTASVWGVTHFLRVAALAHAHDLPVSPVGTTPAGLVHAATAVPNHIVSELQDLRPPVGLTVDHEIEDGAFVLGDGPGLGILVDEEAVRALGSLPRDDVRTTPGVRPERAGRRLLAEPAPGDVLATPVGPA; this comes from the coding sequence ATGCGGATCACCGGGTTCAGGAGCCTGACGACGGTCCAGGAATGGGGCCGCCCGGTCGGGGACGCCAACGGCATCTACGCGAACGGCGTGGTGAAGGTGCCCCTCGTGCTGCTCGACACCGACGAGGGCATCACCGGTGTCGGTTTGGGGCCGCACCCGCAGATCGAGGAGATCTTCCCGGCGATCGAAGGGGAGGATCCGCGGGGGGTGGCCGCGCTGTACGACCGGATGCTTCGCTGGACCTTCAAGGCCGGCCACGCCGGCGCGGTCTTCGGCACGATCGGCGCCCTCGACTCCGCGTTGTGGGACATCAAGGCGAAGGCGGCCGGGCAGCCCTTGTGGCGCCTGCTCGGGGGGCGTGACCGGTGTGTGCCGGCGTACGCGTCGGGCCTCGACATCGCCTTGCCGGAAGCGGAGCTCGCCGCCACCTACCGGGCGTACGCCGAACGCGGGCTGCGCGTCGCGAAGGTCAAGGGCGGCCTCGACGTGGACCAGGACCGGCGGCGGTTGAGCCTGGTCCGGGACGTGCTGGCGGACTTCTCGCGCGGAGTGCGTCCGGGCCTGATGCTCGATGCCAACGAGTCATGGACGCGCAAGCAGGCCCTGCGCCACATCGGCGAGCTCGAGCGCACGCTCGACCTGACCTGGGTGGAAGAGCCGGTCCGCCGCTGGGACGCGCCGGGGCTCGCGGCGGTGGGGAGGGGCATCCGTGCCTCGGTGGCCACCGGGGAGAACCTCACCGGGCTGGAGCAGTTCCGCCCCCTGCTGGCGGCCGGCGCGGTGGACATCGTGCAGACCGCGTCGGTCTGGGGAGTCACCCACTTCCTGCGCGTCGCGGCGCTGGCCCACGCCCACGACCTCCCGGTCAGCCCGGTCGGCACCACGCCCGCCGGACTGGTGCACGCGGCGACCGCGGTGCCCAACCACATCGTCAGCGAGCTGCAGGATCTGCGTCCACCCGTCGGCCTGACCGTGGACCACGAGATCGAGGACGGCGCGTTCGTGCTCGGCGACGGCCCGGGACTCGGCATCCTGGTGGACGAGGAGGCCGTCCGCGCGCTCGGCAGCCTCCCGCGGGACGACGTGCGAACCACCCCCGGCGTCCGGCCCGAACGGGCCGGCAGGCGGCTCCTGGCCGAGCCCGCACCGGGTGACGTCCTCGCGACGCCCGTCGGGCCCGCCTGA